GAGGGCCATTCTCTTGGTTATAGTGGCCCTGGTGgtcttgtaaaaaaaaaactaggttaaaaaacaacaacaacaacatctgACTATTAACATGATGTCAAACAGAACTACTTTTCAAGAGTGTTTAATGCTATTTAACCATTTATCTGCCTTTTTACGTCCACCTAGCGGCTGATATCTGTAATGACATCttgcattttatatatttagtatAATCTTTCACTTGGGTCCAATTGTTCTGTGCTTTTTGTCAAAAGTTTCAATTTGGAGTGATACATAATATATACTTTAAAAACTGGTCCAACTGGTACATTTTAACTGGTCAATTTTACTTGAAGtgttaataaattaatatataaccATATAATACATATAATCTTTGGTGCCGAAGTTAAACCATAACTTTTCTCTTAAGCTTTGTACATATTTGTACAAGAGGCATTTGAGTCCCTTTAAATATGATTGATATGACGTAACCCCGCCCAAACTCACGAAGAGCCGGCGTAACAGGTCGTTCAGTTGACGCTTTGACAGCGCTGTCGCTGgggttaaaaatgtaaaagttgAACCACAGATTTAATCTTTAGGTTGACATGAAACTCAGcctacagttttaaaaaagtATTCGAGAAGAGTAAAAGAAGCTCGTTCAACAGGTAAGGAGCTGCTTAATATAAGTATATGTTTACTACGTACAGTTTTGAATCTGTCAGGAGTTCATTGCTGTCTTGTGATTCgtgattatttacatttttacaaagaTATAAACTACCATATGAAATTACAAACTGCATTCTTTATTCCACAAACCTTGtgtgctttaaataaaaaaaatacagtatgtAGTGCTATACAATTGCTTATGTGTAGATAATACAGTGTATGTAGATGGTCACTATAACCTATACACAAAATGCTATGAATGCATAGTTTGGAGCCATGGATGAACAATGTAAGTGTTTGGTAAACACAATGAACAAAGCAACAAGGCCAGTTATTAACTTATCAGCTGTAAGAGGGTTAGTTTAACAAGAACCGACTCTTTGTCAGGCAGAGGAATGAATCAGgcaatgcatttttgtaaatatcATCCACCCTCATATATTATTCTGCTTCTCTTCGCAGTATATTTGAACCCTGTGGCCGGCACTTTTCTGTTCTTAACTCAAAGTTTCACCATGTCGAGTGGAGTTTGGGGCCGGGTGGGCGCACTGACATTAAGTATACAGCAGCTGGGTCATCTACCACGCCTGTCAAGCTGGTTACCTTCTCTTCCCTCACCTCAAGCCACCGTGCTTGCCTCAGATGTACCCAGCCTGTTTCGCGAGCCCTTTATCCTGTCAGGCTACCGCCCTCTCAATCAGGACTGGAGGAACTACTTGGGAAGTCTTTTCCAAATCCACAATGAGTTACTCAATGTGTGGACACACCTGCTGGTAATCCCTGTTTTTCTGTTCCGCTTTTCATTCTTTGCGTGGACATGGGGGCTGAGTCTGAATGTGGCATCTCTGCCTCTTTTTTTATACACTTTGTCCTCGCTTAACTACCTTTGCTGTAGCGTGGCAGCTCACCTGCTGCAGTCACGCTCCGAGCTGGCACATTACTCCCTCTTCTTCGTGGACTATGTTGGAGTTGCGGTTTACCAGTATGGCTGCTCTTTAGGCCTGTATTTTTATTGTGCCACTCCCGAGTGGAGACAGAGCCTAGTGGCCGATGTGTATCTGCCTGGTGCCGCAGTGCTTGCCTGGCTGTCCTGCGCCAGCTGCTGCTTCGCCAAAGCCTGTTACAGTCGTCCGTACCCACTCTCCAGGAAGATCTGTCAGATCATTCCCACCGGCCTGGCGTACGTGCTCGACATCAGCCCTGTCGCTTACTGTCTGGCCACCAAATCTTGGGATAAGCCAGTGATGACTTTTCACGCCCTGCAAGTGGTGTTTTTTATATTAGGAGGGGTGTTTTTTTCTTTACCTATCCCAGAGCGTTTCTTTCCAGGAAGATGTGACATTGTGGGCCATGGCCATCAGATCTTCCACGTCTTCTTGTCCATGTGTACTATGTGCCAGATGGAGGCAATACTTAAAGACTTCATGGAGCACCATCAGTCCGTAATAGAGGTGCATGGAGAAAACATCATCTTACTGGCTGCAGGGTCTTTCTTGCTCTTGGTTTTGTGTAGTGTTGTGACCGTGGTTCTCATGAGAGAAGTAGTGCAAAGACAGCTCGAGAAAAAAGACTGAACAATAATCTTTACATGTTTGCTTAATTTACATATCAATCGGAGACGTTCAGACACACAGATTCAGAATAATTATTTCAGTGGTCAGTATAGTGTTATTTGCAAAGCTCCATCATCACATTCTGATATCCTGTATATCGAATTTTTCGCTTCGGGAGACATATGACTTATTACCAAATTCCTTTCATAACCATAACAAGCATAAATGCTTGTTTTCTCCACCATTGCATTCACTGCTTATAGGATAATCCAGTTTGACAACATTCCTGTAAAATTCAGTACTGTATGAGTTTGGATAACTGCCACATTTACATGGGACTCCACACAAAAACATTCAGATCATGAAGTAAAGGTGGATTTGGTACAATCATGTTTTTTAGAGGGGGGAGGGATGGGGTGATCAGAGGAACAAAGAAGTTTATTATGCACTTAGTATACTGTTTTGTATTAAGAACAGATCAAATcatatgcactgcaaaaaatgactttctaacttagtttttttgtattgtaatcatatctaaacattcttaaaccaagatgcattttttttgatgagcaaaaagaaaaaaagtctcATTTTTAGACAACAAATGTacaatttaaagggacattccacttttttttaaaaatatgctcattttccagttcccctagggttaaacatttgatttttaccgttatgaaatctattcagctgatcttcaggtctggcgctaccacttttagcatagcttagcacaatccattgaatctgattagaccattagcatcgggctaaaaaataagcaaagtgttcgatattttttctatttaaaacttggctcttctgtagttacatcgtgtactaagactgacggaaaattaaaagctgtgattttctaggcagatatggttaggaatactctcaaactggcgtgataatcagtgactttgctgctgtaacatggctgcagcaggcgtagtgatattatgcactgctgaaaatagtcccctgccattgaaagtaaccaaggggactattttcaggcagtgcaaaattatttatttaaagtcgccatgaaacggaagtatcaattgcctaattttccccgtggtgacgtgtaTCCGAGTAAAACGGCCTCTGAAATggaataaggcagggctggatttgaatttgtccatcgagatctgattggatcatttgaagttgggtcgtgttgctaattgctaatcgcagcggtattctcccggaccccgcccacctgccatacattatgaccggaagtaaagagagttcgtttttaggaggggaggagatttgcattttttattaaagattatgagggcacatgaatttttaaaaatcaatgaagctcacagataaatcatttgtaaaaaaatatcacaatattacaaaacaaattacagtcttctattttactttcattgcaactttaaacatttatttcaagaaaatattttttcctcttTGCTTGATTTAAGCACTAATTcaataaattgtatttttttatctaaaaacataacagttttttttcggTCATTtcgctcatcaagaaaagcatcttaatttacaaATTTTTTTGGAGTGTGTGCATTCTCTACTccctaaatattttttaatttggatACTTTTGCATTTGTTTCACCAATAAAAAGTGACTCTTGAATAAAGAGTAAGTGGAAGCACTATAAAACAATGCCAATGTATAAAATTATTGCACTTTACAATTGCAAACATatgtagaaaataataaaataatttatagcAAAATAATTTGTGGAGAATTTCTTTTTAAAACACAGTAGTGAATTATCTGACGTTTGCCCCCCCCCCATTTATGACCAGAAAACTGTAATAAACAAAATTTAACTCTATAGTACTGTACCATTTTCTTTACAAATAATAATATCAGCTGCTTTTTCTCAGATTTTAGATTCAGTATTTTCATATcgtcactttttttttttttttttgcataagtcATCTCCTCATGATCCTGGCCACGTCTGGTAAAATCGCCCACATCCTCATTTGAACAGATCATGCTATTCTACCCTTGTAGTATAATTGCCTAAGTCAAGAGCATGACTTAGGCTGTTTTATTTTGCCTATAAGTCGAAAGCCATTGAGCAATTTTACAAGATTTTCTAAATGGCAGCTGCATCAAGAAGAACACAAATCTACTCAACCTCTGAGGtccatttatttgtgttttctgagaaacctgaaaaaatgacatttattaTGAAAAATTCATTTTACCTTTCTGATTAATTTGGCAAGggtaaaatgcatatttgtaaGATTTCCTTGTTTTGTTAAAGCAAACAAGCATTCTGGAATAACATGGATCATCCAGATTTGCATATATAGTAGTCAGGGGTCTCCAATGTGGTGCCTGCTGGGACAAGGTAGCCCACACAGAGTCagtgaggtgcccgccaaagcacattttattaatagtctcaattgttatatttatttatttattacatattttttatattagcttggcttggtttacgtTTGTTAACATTTTGACACAACACTAagacatatcaacaagtaaaataaatagtaaaacaaataggttttgagtagactatatcaaaaagtagccctccagattgttttatccattgtggtagcccttgcccacaaaaaggttggagacccctgcagCTCGTGTATTTGTGCTGTGTGGAGGAGGCATAAAAACTAAGAAATTCTGAAATGGGTGTATATAATTTACTTCACTTCCAAGTTGTTAGGCTGATACATTTAATTATTAACAACAGACGTAGTTAACATGTAAATCAGAAGAATTAATGGTCTGAAACCTTTATATCGCAATGTATTTTATCCTTCCAGTCTACACAAGGAGGCAGCAAAGTTCCATTCAAACATTGTCAATtggttaaattatttaaataacattCAAAATCAAAGAGCTAACATTGAAACCAAATTGCACTTTATAAGTAatgccatcattttttttttaaagaaagaactTTATTGTTTCAAATTAACGAGGCATGTGAAGtgattaaaaaatgaatgaaacaatgAAGCATTGGAGTGGCTGGAATGCTTAATAAGGAAGTTGCGTCTGTTGTGTTTGTCAGTGTGTTTCT
The nucleotide sequence above comes from Paramisgurnus dabryanus chromosome 12, PD_genome_1.1, whole genome shotgun sequence. Encoded proteins:
- the paqr8 gene encoding membrane progestin receptor beta isoform X1, with the protein product MSSGVWGRVGALTLSIQQLGHLPRLSSWLPSLPSPQATVLASDVPSLFREPFILSGYRPLNQDWRNYLGSLFQIHNELLNVWTHLLVIPVFLFRFSFFAWTWGLSLNVASLPLFLYTLSSLNYLCCSVAAHLLQSRSELAHYSLFFVDYVGVAVYQYGCSLGLYFYCATPEWRQSLVADVYLPGAAVLAWLSCASCCFAKACYSRPYPLSRKICQIIPTGLAYVLDISPVAYCLATKSWDKPVMTFHALQVVFFILGGVFFSLPIPERFFPGRCDIVGHGHQIFHVFLSMCTMCQMEAILKDFMEHHQSVIEVHGENIILLAAGSFLLLVLCSVVTVVLMREVVQRQLEKKD